Proteins encoded in a region of the Triticum dicoccoides isolate Atlit2015 ecotype Zavitan chromosome 3A, WEW_v2.0, whole genome shotgun sequence genome:
- the LOC119272058 gene encoding uncharacterized protein LOC119272058 has protein sequence MFNEVLLHMELDDDKASVISRLADDYERGEGECFNSKLPINDRTKKSPLLWWGAYGGLAYELQHLAKHIVSLCASASGCERNWSCFQNIHSKKRNRLEFQRLNDLSYVQYNQKNADRSRGSGSQAVVTHVYSRSRVHQVGEDEDEEDDANQEVELEDYSTSEDDQEGNQGEEGEGGGEERGSIGFDDDLDY, from the exons ATGTTCAATGAGGTGCTATTGCACATGGAGCTCGATGATGATAAAGCAAGCGTGATAAGTAGATTGGCTGATGACTATGAAAGAGGTGAAGGTGAATGCTTCAACTCTAAGTTGCCAATCAATGACCGAACAAAAAAGAGTCCTC TTCTTTGGTGGGGTGCTTATGGTGGCCTTGCTTATGAGCTGCAGCATTTAGCAAAGCACATAGTTAGCCTTTGTGCTTCAGCTTCCGGTTGCGAACGAAATTGGTCTTGCTTTCAAAAT ATCCATAGCAAAAAGAGAAATAGGTTGGAGTTCCAAAGACTTAATGATTTGTCATATGTTCAATACAACCAGAAGAATGCCGATAG AAGCCGTGGGAGTGGGAGCCAGGCTGTTGTTACTCATGTCTATTCTCGATCTCGAGTGCACCAAGTTGGAGAAGATGAGGACGAGGAGGATGATGCAAATCAGGAGGTTGAGCTTGAAGATTATTCAACAAGTGAAGATGATCAAGAGGGAAATCAAGGTGAAGAAGGTGAAGGTGGAGGTGAAGAGAGAGGCTCCATTGGCTTTGATGATGATCTGGATTACTAG